A part of Sander vitreus isolate 19-12246 chromosome 8, sanVit1, whole genome shotgun sequence genomic DNA contains:
- the lyrm5b gene encoding LYR motif-containing protein 5B: MVNPLRAEVVRLYKNLLYLGREYPKGSEYFRDRLRAAFTKNKSVREPEKIQEMIARGEYVAKELEALYYLRKYRAMKKRYYED; encoded by the exons ATGGTGAACCCTCTGAGGGCCGAAGTGGTCCGACTCTATAAAAac CTGCTGTATCTCGGTAGGGAGTACCCTAAAGGCAGCGAGTACTTCAGGGACCGTCTGCGAGCGGCGTTCACGAAGAACAAGAGCGTGCGGGAGCCGGAGAAGATCCAGGAGATGATCGCTCGGGGAGAGTACGTGGCCAAAGAGCTGGAGGCGCTGTACTACCTGAGGAAATACAGAGCCATGAAGAAACGCTACTATGAGGACTAG
- the nedd1 gene encoding LOW QUALITY PROTEIN: protein NEDD1 (The sequence of the model RefSeq protein was modified relative to this genomic sequence to represent the inferred CDS: inserted 1 base in 1 codon) — protein sequence MEEVTRLVSTGDCVKIWDAVSMAPLEQFNPHSSSHPVAQACWSSNNQYLVSASSSGDKLVLSSLKSTPVAAMELGEGKKQTRVCLSSSSQFLVSGGLDHGVHIWDLKTKRLHRSLKDHKEEVTCVSFNANDSYVASGSTSGDLVLHSLTTNLSSKAFGHGSNQPVHDLRMSPLKRSLLGSVSDSGTVVLWDANTQKALHVFDGAHKAPGCGLAFSPASELLVVSVGLDKKIVCYDTASKIVLRSIRVDSPLTAVDFTPDGTGLVVGSTQGKIYHYDLRNSSAPIRITAAHKTSVTCLRFQGNSSKHKSKLGSTKIASAKRSSTKLSNSQSDSAPCTGPAPHRQVTGTGGAGAEVMSREAEGQQGKEQLPVAEKFSNVGRNSLDVFSPAREANADTPFGRTHVTSLEMLSREGEGQPLIGRASLDVFSPVRDDSHSGATVHRKTPLGTPLTAXGRCYSPLAVFQTPPPIREEEPIPAAKPNDCRKASSSSLEGEAQTPPTASQTTNHIQPPPPFFTPELSLRRANGIQAQLSYESPFQAAPSPSTSGPALSAAVSSSLSQNIAEVVGQAGAAPLTSLQIHFIQNMIHETLEEFRDACHRDIVNLQVEMVRQFYIQLNEIHGLIEKYSVNESLVEEVEKLREENRRLKTNY from the exons ATGGAGGAGGTGACCCGCCTGGTGTCGACAGGAGACTGTGTGAAGATCTGGGATGCGGTTTCCATGGCGCCGCTGGAGCAGTTTAAcccacacagcagcagccatcCTGTGGCCCAGGCCTGCTGGAGCTCCAACA ACCAGTACCTGGTGAGTGCCAGCAGCAGCGGAGACAAACTGGTGCTGTCCAGCCTCAAATCCACTCCTGTTGCAGCCATGGAACTGGGCGAGGGG AAAAAGCAGAcgcgtgtgtgtctgagttCGTCGTCTCAGTTTCTGGTCAGCGGCGGTCTGGATCACGGCGTTCACATCTGGGACCTGAAGACCAAGAGACTGCACCGCTCCCTCAAG gatCATAAAGAAGAGGTGACCTGCGTGTCGTTTAATGCCAACGACAGCTACGTGGCGTCGGGCTCCACCAGCGGAGacctggtcctccacagtctgACCACCAACCTGTCCAGCAAAGCCTTCGGACACGGCAGCAACCAG CCCGTCCACGACCTGCGGATGTCCCCGCTGAAGCGCTCCCTGCTGGGCAGCGTTTCTGACAGCGGCACCGTGGTCCTGTGGGACGCCAACACCCAGAAGGCCTTGCATGTGTTCGACGGCGCCCATAAAGCGCCGGGCTGCGGCCTGGCCTTCTCCCCCGCCAGCGAGCTGCTGGTGGTCAGCGTCGGTCTGGACAAGAAGATCGTCTGCTACGACACGGCCAGCAAGAT CGTCTTGAGGTCCATCCGGGTCGACAGCCCGCTGACAGCGGTAGACTTCACTCCGGACGGTACCGGCCTGGTCGTCGGATCCACTCAAGGGAAGATCTACCATTACGACCTGAGGAACTCCAGCGCCCCCATCCGGATCACTGCAGCGCACAAAACCTCCGTCACCTGCCTGCGCTTCCAGGGCAACAGCAGCAAACACAAG tccAAATTGGGCTCCACAAAGATTGCCAGTGCTAAGAGGTCTTCAACCAAGCTGTCAAACAGCCAGTCAGACTCCGCCCCCTGCACAGGCCCCGCCCCCCACAGACAGGTGACGGGTACAG ggggcgccgGTGCGGAGGTGATGTCCCGGGAGGCTGAAGGCCAGCAGGGGAAGGAGCAGCTTCCTGTCGCAGAGAAGTTCAGCAACGTGGGGCGAAACAGTCTGGACGTTTTCTCTCCCGCTCGGGAAG cgaACGCAGACACGCCGTTTGGAAGAACACACG TTACCAGTTTGGAGATGCTGTCCAGAGAAGGGGAGGGTCAGCCGTTGATTGGCCGGGCCAGTCTGGACGTCTTCTCCCCCGTCAGAGACG ACTCTCATTCAGGCGCCACCGTGCACCGTAAGACCCCTCTGGGAACGCCGCTGACGG GCGGGCGCTGCTACAGCCCGCTAGCTGTCTTCCAGACTCCTCCCCCAATCAGAGAGGAGGAGCCAATCCCCGCTGCCAAACCAAACGACTGCAGAAAG GCCAGCAGCTCCAGTCTGGAGGGGGAGGCTCAGACTCCGCCCACAGCCTCCCAGACGACCAACCACATTCAGCCGCCTCCGCCCTTCTTCACCCCGGAGCTGAGCCTCAGGAGAGCCAATGGGATTCAAGCTCAGCTGAGCTATGAGTCACCTTTCCAGGCGGCTCCGTCCCCCTCCACCTCAG GTCCAGCTCTGTCTGCGgccgtctcctcctctctctcccagaACATTGCTGAGGTTGTGGGCCAGGCCGGTGCTGCCCCGCTCACCTCGCTGCAGATCCACTTCATCCAGAACATGATCCATGAGACTCTGGAGGAGTTCAG GGACGCCTGCCACCGAGACATCGTCAACCTGCAGGTCGAGATGGTCCGACAGTTTTACATCCAGCTG aacgAGATCCACGGTCTGATCGAGAAGTACTCTGTCAACGAGTCtctggtggaggaggtggagaagcTGCGGGAGGAGAACAGGCGTCTGAAGACCAACTACTGA